In one window of Nomascus leucogenys isolate Asia chromosome 1a, Asia_NLE_v1, whole genome shotgun sequence DNA:
- the SIX4 gene encoding homeobox protein SIX4, which yields MSSSSPTGQIASTADIKQENGMESASEGQEAHREVAGGAAVGLSPPAPAPFPLEPGDAATAAARVSGEEGAVAAAAAGAAADQVQLHSELLGRHHHAAAAAAAQTPLAFSPDHVACVCEALQQGGNLDRLARFLWSLPQSDLLRGNESLLKARALVAFHQGIYPELYSILESHSFESANHPLLQQLWYKARYTEAERARGRPLGAVDKYRLRRKFPLPRTIWDGEETVYCFKEKSRNALKELYKQNRYPSPAEKRHLAKITGLSLTQVSNWFKNRRQRDRNPSETQSKSESDGNPSTEDESSKGHEDLSPHPLSSSSDGITNLSLSSHMEPVYMQQIGNAKISLSSSGVLLNGSLVPASTSPVFLNGNSFIQGPSGVILNGLNVGNTQAVALNPPKMSSNIVSNGISMTDILGSTSQDVKEFKVLQSSANSAATTSYSPSVPVSFPGLIPSTEVKREGIQTVASQDGGSVVTFTTPVQINQYGIVQIPNSGANSQFLNGNIGFSPLQLPPVSVAASQGNISVSSSTSDGSTFTSESATVQQGKVFLSSLAPSAVVYTVPNTGQAIGSVKQEGLERSLVFSQLMPVNQNAQVNANLSSENISGSGLHPLASSLVNVSPTHNFSLSPPTLLNPTELNRDIADSQPMSAPVASKSTVTSVSNTNYATLQNCSLITGQDLLSVPMTQAALGEIVPTAEDQVGHPSPAVHQDFVQEHRLVLQSVANMKENFLPNSESKATSSLMMLDSKSKYVLDGIVDNVCEDLETDKKELAKLQTVQLDEDMQDL from the exons atgtcctCTTCCTCCCCCACCGGGCAGATCGCAAGTACGGCGGACATCAAGCAGGAGAATGGGATGGAAAGCGCCTCGGAAGGGCAGGAGGCGCACCGAGAAGTGGCGGGGGGCGCGGCGGTAGGGCTGAGCCCCCCGGCTCCAGCCCCTTTTCCCCTGGAGCCGGGGGACGCCGCGACCGCTGCCGCCAGGGTGAGCGGAGAGGAAGGGgcagtggcggcggcggcggccggagCGGCGGCGGATCAGGTACAACTCCACTCGGAACTTCtgggcaggcaccaccacgccgccgccgccgccgccgcgcagACCCCGCTGGCCTTCTCGCCCGACCACGTCGCCTGCGTGTGCGAGGCACTGCAGCAGGGGGGCAACCTGGACCGCCTGGCCCGGTTCCTGTGGTCCCTGCCCCAGAGCGACCTGCTACGTGGCAACGAGAGCCTGCTGAAGGCGCGGGCGCTCGTGGCCTTCCACCAGGGCATCTACCCCGAGCTCTACAGCATCCTCGAGAGCCACAGCTTCGAGTCGGCCAACCACCCGCTGTTGCAGCAGCTCTGGTACAAGGCGCGCTACACCGAGGCCGAGCGAGCCCGCGGCCGGCCGCTGGGAGCCGTGGACAAGTACCGGCTGCGCAGGAAATTCCCCCTGCCCCGCACCATCTGGGACGGCGAGGAGACGGTGTATTGTTTCAAGGAGAAGTCGCGCAACGCGCTCAAGGAGCTCTACAAGCAGAATCGCTACCCTTCGCCCGCCGAGAAGCGGCACCTGGCCAAGATCACCGGCCTCTCCCTCACCCAGGTCAGCAACTGGTTCAAGAACCGCCGGCAGCGCGACAGGAACCCCTCCGAGACCCAGTCCAAAAG TGAGTCAGATGGCAACCCCAGCACTGAAGATGAATCCAGCAAGGGACATGAGGATTTATCTCCTCACCCACTCTCCAGTTCATCTGATGGCATCACCAACCTCAGCCTTTCCAGTCATATGGAGCCAGTATATATGCAACAAATTGGAAATGCTAAGATATCATTAAGCTCTTCTGGAGTTCTGTTGAATGGAAGCTTGGTACCTGCAAGTACTTCACCTGTCTTCCTTAATGGAAATTCTTTTATTCAGGGACCCAGTGGAGTTATCCTTAATGGATTAAATGTGGGAAATACACAGGCAGTGGCATTGAACCCACCAAAAATGTCATCAAACATTGTGAGCAATGGTATATCCATGACTGACATACTGGGGTCTACTTCCCAGGACGTGAAGGAATTCAAAGTCCTCCAGAGTTCTGCTAACTCAGCAGCCACCACGTCCTACAGCCCCAGTGTCCCTGTCTCATTCCCAGGCCTGATACCCAGCACTGAGGTGAAAAGAGAAGGCATTCAAACAGTGGCTTCCCAAGATGGGGGCTCTGTAGTGACTTTTACTACACCAGTGCAAATTAACCAGTATGGCATTGTCCAGATCCCCAATTCCGGAGCAAACAGCCAGTTCCTTAATGGGAACATTGGATTCTCTCCACTGCAGCTGCCCCCTGTGTCAGTGGCAGCTTCACAAG gtaaTATCTCAGTAAGCTCAAGCACTTCAGATGGAAGCACATTTACAAGTGAGTCTGCCACAGTCCAGCAAGGAAAGGTTTTCTTGAGCTCTCTTGCTCCCAGTGCAGTGGTATACACGGTTCCTAATACAGGCCAGGCTATAGGATCTGTGAAACAGGAAGGCTTGGAAAGGAGCCTGGTATTTTCTCAGTTGATGCCTGTCAATCAGAACGCACAAGTAAATGCAAACCTATCTTCCGAAAACATCTCGGGGAGTGGCCTGCATCCACTGGCCTCCTCATTAGTTAATGTATCTCCAACTCACAATTTTTCTCTCAGTCCCCCTACACTACTAAATCCCACTGAGCTAAACCGCGACATTGCCGATAGCCAACCAATGTCTGCACCGGTGGCAAGCAAATCTACTGTGACATCTGTCAGCAACACTAACTATGCAACTCTTCAGAACTGCTCCCTTATTACTGGTCAAGACCTATTGTCAGTCCCTATGACTCAGGCTGCCCTTGGGGAAATAGTTCCTACAGCTGAAGATCAGGTAGGTCACCCCTCCCCAGCAGTACATCAGGATTTTGTCCAAGAACATCGTTTAGTTCTGCAATCAGTAGCTAACATGAAAGAGAATTTCTTACCGAATTCTGAGAGCAAAGCAACAAGTAGCTTAATGATGCTGGACTCTAAATCCAAGTATGTCTTAGATGGCATAGTTGATAATGTCTGTGAAGACCTggaaacagacaaaaaagagCTTGCCAAGCTCCAGACTGTCCAGCTGGATGAAGATATGCAAGACTTATGA